From the Armatimonadota bacterium genome, the window CGGGCAGAACGGTGTCAACCCTTAGGGCGGGAGGCGGACGGGGCCCGGCGGAGGCGCACGCCCAGGCGCTCGAAGACCAGCCGGTAGCCGTCGGCTCCGTACTCCAGAAAGCGCCGCACCCGGCTGATGGTGGCGCTGCTGGCCCCGGTGCGGCGGGCCACGTCCTCGTAGGTATGGCCCTGGTACAGCAGCCGGGCGATCTCCAGCCGCTGGGCCATGGCCTTGATCTCGGCCACCGTGCACACGTCCTCGAAGAAGCGGTAGCACTCCTCG encodes:
- a CDS encoding YerC/YecD family TrpR-related protein, whose translation is MVNPKLKDPLVDRFFEAVLSLRTPEECYRFFEDVCTVAEIKAMAQRLEIARLLYQGHTYEDVARRTGASSATISRVRRFLEYGADGYRLVFERLGVRLRRAPSASRPKG